Proteins encoded by one window of Aphis gossypii isolate Hap1 chromosome X, ASM2018417v2, whole genome shotgun sequence:
- the LOC126552159 gene encoding uncharacterized protein LOC126552159 isoform X1, protein MSDENKIWSVVEFGDGSIHIIPKNWFLDKSKCYWLSQGTFKTINAYIKAVKKMGCPDENWPIFEAQILAESDDFDVAFNKLKKAETYSDLATDAEQDKLSRNLRHKKRKISSSSSSDEDKSTKITLVKVPAVPKPPSGGKNTSDIDKKKLASGTVQFYQKNKSSNKPVSYDYKEHVQSPIYGEAFSSHQTNSKNVRRSLSYNSEPSSDCQTDSKNLFTNLNYEEPSNGRQINSKRFHQSPSYDEFSRDHPTNSKNLFTSLNYEEPSNGRQINSKRFHQSPSYDEFSRDHPTNSKNLFTSLNYEEPSNGRQINSKRFHQSPSYDEFSRDHPTNSKNLFTSLNYEEPSNGRQINSKRFHQSPSYDEFSRDHPTNSKNSCQSSSYDNNLTDNKSLFPKGKNCERCLSNNDFQDRVLRQLSHIKLHLFKLDEKLSALNYPSLQNTNIIDFYDTNILDNFPLQCEQDLQNVEIKLTNDDIYKSNMLTALSKMGGSKTDEATRYILKKIYADKLAMCYSWMGGKKGKKVLSTMILPKIIIEVVQKRIYNCTEIDIVDSIKNWLRNACQRNLNSLKAAEKRSLDLHKEDDN, encoded by the exons ATGTctgatgaaaacaaaatatggagTGTAGTTGAATTTGGCGATGGTAGCATCCATATAATCccaaaaaattggtttttggACAAATCCAAATGTTACTGGCTTAGTCAaggaacatttaaaacaatcaaCGCTTACATAAAAGCAGTTAAAAAAATGGGTTGCCCTGATGAAAACTGGCCTATATTTGAAGCTCAAATACTAGCAGAATCTG ATGATTTTGATGTTGCATTCAATAAACTCAAAAAGGCAGAAACTTATTCTGATTTAGCAACAGATGCCGAACAAGATAAGCTTAGCAGAAATTTAAGgcacaaaaaaagaaaaataagttCTTCATCATCGAGTGATGAAGATAAGTCGACTAAAATTACATTAGTTAAAGTACCTGCAGTACCGAAACCACCTTCAGGTGGTAAAAATACATcagatattgataaaaaaaaattagcttcTGGTACTGTTCagttttaccaaaaaaataagtcaTCAAACAAACCAGTTTCATACGACTATAAAG aacaTGTTCAAAGTCCAATCTATGGCGAAGCTTTCAGTAGTCATCAAACTAATTCAA aaaatgtcCGTCGAAGTTTAAGCTACAATAGTGAACCTTCAAGTGATTGTCAAACTGATTCAA aaaatttgtttacaaatttaaattacgaaGAACCTTCCAATGGTCGTCAAATTAACTCAA aacgtTTTCATCAAAGTCCAAGTTATGATGAATTTTCCCGTGATCATCCAACTAActcaa aaaatttgtttACAAGTTTAAATTACGAAGAACCTTCCAATGGTCGTCAAATTAACTCAA aacgtTTTCATCAAAGTCCAAGTTATGATGAATTTTCCCGTGATCATCCAACTAActcaa aaaatttgtttACAAGTTTAAATTACGAAGAACCTTCCAATGGTCGTCAAATTAACTCAA aacgtTTTCATCAAAGTCCAAGTTATGATGAATTTTCCCGTGATCATCCAACTAActcaa aaaatttgtttACAAGTTTAAATTACGAAGAACCTTCCAATGGTCGTCAAATTAACTCAA aacgtTTTCATCAAAGTCCAAGTTATGATGAATTTTCCCGTGATCATCCAACTAActcaa aaaattcatGTCAAAGTTCAAGCTATGATAACAACCTAACAGATAATAAATCTCTATTTCCAAAAGGAAAAAATTGTGAACGATGCCTTTCTAATAATG attttcaaGACCGTGTACTAAGACAACTTTCACATATAAaacttcatttatttaaattagatgaAAAACTTTCTGCATTGAATTATCCTTCACTACAAAACACaaacattattgatttttatgatacCAATATTTTAGACAATTTCCCTCTTCAATGTGAGCaagatttacaaaatgttgaaataaaactaacaaaTGATGACATTTATAAGTCGAACATG ttaacagCTCTATCCAAGATGGGTGGTTCAAAGACAGATGAAGCTacaaggtatattttaaaaaaaatatacgctGATAAATTAGCTATGTGTTACAGTTGGATGGGaggaaaaaaaggaaaaaaagtcTTGTCTACTATGATActtcctaaaataataatag aagTGGTACAGAAAAGAATCTATAACTGTACTGAAATAGATATTGTGGATTCAATCAAAAATTGGTTACGAAATGCGTGTCAAAGAAACTTAAACAG cttaaaGGCAGCTGAAAAAAGAAGCCTCGACTTACATAAGGAAGAtgacaattaa
- the LOC126552159 gene encoding uncharacterized protein LOC126552159 isoform X13 — protein MSDENKIWSVVEFGDGSIHIIPKNWFLDKSKCYWLSQGTFKTINAYIKAVKKMGCPDENWPIFEAQILAESDDFDVAFNKLKKAETYSDLATDAEQDKLSRNLRHKKRKISSSSSSDEDKSTKITLVKVPAVPKPPSGGKNTSDIDKKKLASGTVQFYQKNKSSNKPVSYDYKEHVQSPIYGEAFSSHQTNSKNVRRSLSYNSEPSSDCQTDSKNLFTNLNYEEPSNGRQINSKRFHQSPSYDEFSRDHPTNSKNLFTSLNYEEPSNGRQINSKRFHQSPSYDEFSRDHPTNSKNSCQSSSYDNNLTDNKSLFPKGKNCERCLSNNDFQDRVLRQLSHIKLHLFKLDEKLSALNYPSLQNTNIIDFYDTNILDNFPLQCEQDLQNVEIKLTNDDIYKSNMLTALSKMGGSKTDEATRYILKKIYADKLAMCYSWMGGKKGKKVLSTMILPKIIIEVVQKRIYNCTEIDIVDSIKNWLRNACQRNLNSLKAAEKRSLDLHKEDDN, from the exons ATGTctgatgaaaacaaaatatggagTGTAGTTGAATTTGGCGATGGTAGCATCCATATAATCccaaaaaattggtttttggACAAATCCAAATGTTACTGGCTTAGTCAaggaacatttaaaacaatcaaCGCTTACATAAAAGCAGTTAAAAAAATGGGTTGCCCTGATGAAAACTGGCCTATATTTGAAGCTCAAATACTAGCAGAATCTG ATGATTTTGATGTTGCATTCAATAAACTCAAAAAGGCAGAAACTTATTCTGATTTAGCAACAGATGCCGAACAAGATAAGCTTAGCAGAAATTTAAGgcacaaaaaaagaaaaataagttCTTCATCATCGAGTGATGAAGATAAGTCGACTAAAATTACATTAGTTAAAGTACCTGCAGTACCGAAACCACCTTCAGGTGGTAAAAATACATcagatattgataaaaaaaaattagcttcTGGTACTGTTCagttttaccaaaaaaataagtcaTCAAACAAACCAGTTTCATACGACTATAAAG aacaTGTTCAAAGTCCAATCTATGGCGAAGCTTTCAGTAGTCATCAAACTAATTCAA aaaatgtcCGTCGAAGTTTAAGCTACAATAGTGAACCTTCAAGTGATTGTCAAACTGATTCAA aaaatttgtttacaaatttaaattacgaaGAACCTTCCAATGGTCGTCAAATTAACTCAA aacgtTTTCATCAAAGTCCAAGTTATGATGAATTTTCCCGTGATCATCCAACTAActcaa aaaatttgtttACAAGTTTAAATTACGAAGAACCTTCCAATGGTCGTCAAATTAACTCAA aacgtTTTCATCAAAGTCCAAGTTATGATGAATTTTCCCGTGATCATCCAACTAActcaa aaaattcatGTCAAAGTTCAAGCTATGATAACAACCTAACAGATAATAAATCTCTATTTCCAAAAGGAAAAAATTGTGAACGATGCCTTTCTAATAATG attttcaaGACCGTGTACTAAGACAACTTTCACATATAAaacttcatttatttaaattagatgaAAAACTTTCTGCATTGAATTATCCTTCACTACAAAACACaaacattattgatttttatgatacCAATATTTTAGACAATTTCCCTCTTCAATGTGAGCaagatttacaaaatgttgaaataaaactaacaaaTGATGACATTTATAAGTCGAACATG ttaacagCTCTATCCAAGATGGGTGGTTCAAAGACAGATGAAGCTacaaggtatattttaaaaaaaatatacgctGATAAATTAGCTATGTGTTACAGTTGGATGGGaggaaaaaaaggaaaaaaagtcTTGTCTACTATGATActtcctaaaataataatag aagTGGTACAGAAAAGAATCTATAACTGTACTGAAATAGATATTGTGGATTCAATCAAAAATTGGTTACGAAATGCGTGTCAAAGAAACTTAAACAG cttaaaGGCAGCTGAAAAAAGAAGCCTCGACTTACATAAGGAAGAtgacaattaa
- the LOC126552159 gene encoding uncharacterized protein LOC126552159 isoform X2 — translation MSDENKIWSVVEFGDGSIHIIPKNWFLDKSKCYWLSQGTFKTINAYIKAVKKMGCPDENWPIFEAQILAESDDFDVAFNKLKKAETYSDLATDAEQDKLSRNLRHKKRKISSSSSSDEDKSTKITLVKVPAVPKPPSGGKNTSDIDKKKLASGTVQFYQKNKSSNKPVSYDYKEHVQSPIYGEAFSSHQTNSKNVRRSLSYNSEPSSDCQTDSKNLFTNLNYEEPSNGRQINSKRFHQSPSYDEFSRDHPTNSKNLFTSLNYEEPSNGRQINSKRFHQSPSYDEFSRDHPTNSKNLFTSLNYEEPSNGRQINSKRFHQSPSYDEFSRDHPTNSKNSCQSSSYDNNLTDNKSLFPKGKNCERCLSNNDFQDRVLRQLSHIKLHLFKLDEKLSALNYPSLQNTNIIDFYDTNILDNFPLQCEQDLQNVEIKLTNDDIYKSNMLTALSKMGGSKTDEATRYILKKIYADKLAMCYSWMGGKKGKKVLSTMILPKIIIEVVQKRIYNCTEIDIVDSIKNWLRNACQRNLNSLKAAEKRSLDLHKEDDN, via the exons ATGTctgatgaaaacaaaatatggagTGTAGTTGAATTTGGCGATGGTAGCATCCATATAATCccaaaaaattggtttttggACAAATCCAAATGTTACTGGCTTAGTCAaggaacatttaaaacaatcaaCGCTTACATAAAAGCAGTTAAAAAAATGGGTTGCCCTGATGAAAACTGGCCTATATTTGAAGCTCAAATACTAGCAGAATCTG ATGATTTTGATGTTGCATTCAATAAACTCAAAAAGGCAGAAACTTATTCTGATTTAGCAACAGATGCCGAACAAGATAAGCTTAGCAGAAATTTAAGgcacaaaaaaagaaaaataagttCTTCATCATCGAGTGATGAAGATAAGTCGACTAAAATTACATTAGTTAAAGTACCTGCAGTACCGAAACCACCTTCAGGTGGTAAAAATACATcagatattgataaaaaaaaattagcttcTGGTACTGTTCagttttaccaaaaaaataagtcaTCAAACAAACCAGTTTCATACGACTATAAAG aacaTGTTCAAAGTCCAATCTATGGCGAAGCTTTCAGTAGTCATCAAACTAATTCAA aaaatgtcCGTCGAAGTTTAAGCTACAATAGTGAACCTTCAAGTGATTGTCAAACTGATTCAA aaaatttgtttacaaatttaaattacgaaGAACCTTCCAATGGTCGTCAAATTAACTCAA aacgtTTTCATCAAAGTCCAAGTTATGATGAATTTTCCCGTGATCATCCAACTAActcaa aaaatttgtttACAAGTTTAAATTACGAAGAACCTTCCAATGGTCGTCAAATTAACTCAA aacgtTTTCATCAAAGTCCAAGTTATGATGAATTTTCCCGTGATCATCCAACTAActcaa aaaatttgtttACAAGTTTAAATTACGAAGAACCTTCCAATGGTCGTCAAATTAACTCAA aacgtTTTCATCAAAGTCCAAGTTATGATGAATTTTCCCGTGATCATCCAACTAActcaa aaaattcatGTCAAAGTTCAAGCTATGATAACAACCTAACAGATAATAAATCTCTATTTCCAAAAGGAAAAAATTGTGAACGATGCCTTTCTAATAATG attttcaaGACCGTGTACTAAGACAACTTTCACATATAAaacttcatttatttaaattagatgaAAAACTTTCTGCATTGAATTATCCTTCACTACAAAACACaaacattattgatttttatgatacCAATATTTTAGACAATTTCCCTCTTCAATGTGAGCaagatttacaaaatgttgaaataaaactaacaaaTGATGACATTTATAAGTCGAACATG ttaacagCTCTATCCAAGATGGGTGGTTCAAAGACAGATGAAGCTacaaggtatattttaaaaaaaatatacgctGATAAATTAGCTATGTGTTACAGTTGGATGGGaggaaaaaaaggaaaaaaagtcTTGTCTACTATGATActtcctaaaataataatag aagTGGTACAGAAAAGAATCTATAACTGTACTGAAATAGATATTGTGGATTCAATCAAAAATTGGTTACGAAATGCGTGTCAAAGAAACTTAAACAG cttaaaGGCAGCTGAAAAAAGAAGCCTCGACTTACATAAGGAAGAtgacaattaa
- the LOC126552484 gene encoding uncharacterized protein LOC126552484 — MSKRKTKDINCISQRTFRRRIANDFNAALQDDDNSLNEDLATHLPNNSSEPIVPDSHQDHFIDKFVTKGSNTTISTSFAEYVDDNSTLDEIHNLISDNSQNSTFTDSSFPEYDNNDVHIDYSHCESESFDEKLKTWAVKYKIKLNALDGLLVILRDEECDKFLPKDSRTLLKTPRTSLIKSVEPGHYCHFGLRVGLREAIQKDIMTFSLCHNSNVGLKISTDGLPLSDSSNSQLWPILGCLTGSSYIFVIGVYHGLTKPNDSNIFFQDFVNEMIDIVNNGFLFNDVLYKVYIHSIICDAPAKSFLLKIKGHTETKNNILRTDEAFIRYEYDEFHQGQSILLNIPNFKQPITRVCLDYMHLICIGVLKKIIKLWLEGKSN, encoded by the exons atgtcaaaacggAAAACTAaagatattaattgtataagtcAAAGGACATTTAGGCGTAGGATAGCTAATGACTTTAATGCTGCTTTACAAGATGATGATAATAGTTTGAATGAAGATCTGGCTACACATTTGCCGAATAATAGTAGTGAACCTATAGTCCCTGATAGTCATCAAGatcattttattgataaatttgttaCCAAGGGCAGTAATACTACTATTAGTACCAGCTTTGCTGAATACGTTGACGATAATAGTACTTTGGatgaaattcataatttaatatctgatAATTCACAAAATTCCACATTCACAGATTCATCTTTTCCAGAATATGATAACAATGATGTACACATAGATTACTCTCACTGTGAATCTGAATCATTTGACGAGAAACTGAAAACTTGggcagtaaaatataaaataaaattaaatgctttAGATGGATTACTAGTGATTCTTAGAGATGAAGAATGTGATAAATTCCTTCCTAAAGACTCaagaacattattaaaaactccCAGAACTTCTCTAATTAAAAGTGTAGAACCTGGGCATTATTGTCATTTTGGTTTACGAGTTGGCTTAAGAGAAGCAATTCAAAAGGATATTATGACATTTTCTTTGTGCCATAATTCAAATGTTGGACTCAAAATATCAACTGATGGCTTGCCATTATCTGATAGCAGTAACAGTCAATTATGGCCAATTTTGGGCTGTTTAACTGGGAGCTCATACATATTTGTAATAGGTGTTTATCATGGTCTTACTAAACCAAacgattcaaatattttttttcaagattttgtGAATGAAATGATAGATATTGTTAACaatggatttttatttaatgatgtattgtataaagtttatatCCATAGCATTATTTGTGATGCTCCGGCAAAATCTTTTCTTCTCAAAATAAAGGGCCACACAG aaactaaaaataatattttaagaactgATGAGGCATTCATACGATATGAGTATGATGAATTTCATCAAGGACAATCAATTTTACTGAATAttccaaattttaaacaacCTATTACTAGAGTATGTTTggattatatgcatttaatatgcATCGGTGTTCTTAAgaagataattaaattgtgGCTAGAAGGTAaatcaaattga